In one Pseudomonadota bacterium genomic region, the following are encoded:
- a CDS encoding fused MFS/spermidine synthase, whose product MGATYPLMMAFLKEHYQNEKTTFSFLYLANVVGAMTGTIFTVFFMIEVFGFRNTLFISAGINIIISLLAALFGFFYSEGNKIVRYKVCDKKQSEAIDSTKVPIPYVVWAILFITGFSSMGMEVVWIRAFTPVLGTLVYSFAILLFTYLFATWLGSYIYRKHKVKDYTWNVPFLVFLLSVSSFFPIIFTDPRIPFISRIPLISIFPICAVLGYLTPKIIDENSGGDPESAGMMYAVNIAGCVLGPLIAAYILLPLFGSRISIIILSLPFLWLFVRHWRSFSIVTTNRIILTPILLVILLFSVFASISLEEGYKKIKGAVVRHDYTATVVSFRDGETKELLVDGRLQTYLTVSTKDMAHIPLAFLKHEPQSALVICFGMGTTLRSLASWGIDATAVELVPSVAKAFGYYHLDADRILAQPNIRIIVDDGRRFLRRTDKKFDIITIDPPPPVEAAASSLLYSEEFYSLIQSRLMSNGILQQWVPKCRADTLAAITTALIHSFPYVLIYRSIAGEGHHYLASTSPIQIPTVLEAISRMPKAARNDRLEWSSTDTLINIWSNLLKLEVFYDQHQQASDISITDDRPFNEYCFLRLIRTENLEFFLNKIKKYTKNIF is encoded by the coding sequence ATGGGAGCAACATATCCTTTGATGATGGCTTTTTTGAAAGAGCATTATCAGAATGAGAAGACTACCTTCAGTTTTCTGTATCTTGCGAATGTGGTTGGTGCAATGACAGGTACAATCTTCACGGTTTTTTTTATGATTGAAGTATTTGGTTTTAGGAATACTTTATTTATATCGGCCGGAATAAATATCATTATTTCATTGTTGGCTGCTTTATTTGGTTTTTTTTATTCAGAAGGCAATAAAATTGTTAGATATAAAGTTTGTGATAAAAAACAGTCCGAAGCGATAGATAGCACAAAGGTCCCAATCCCTTATGTGGTATGGGCTATATTATTTATTACAGGTTTTAGCTCTATGGGAATGGAAGTTGTATGGATACGAGCATTCACGCCTGTATTAGGGACTTTAGTATATTCTTTTGCAATTCTGCTTTTTACTTATTTGTTTGCAACGTGGTTGGGCTCATATATTTATCGTAAGCATAAAGTCAAAGATTACACCTGGAATGTTCCTTTTCTCGTTTTTTTGCTTTCCGTATCATCATTCTTTCCAATTATATTTACCGATCCCAGAATTCCCTTTATCAGTAGGATTCCTCTTATAAGCATTTTCCCTATATGTGCTGTTTTGGGTTATTTAACTCCTAAAATAATTGATGAAAATTCAGGAGGTGATCCTGAAAGTGCCGGAATGATGTATGCAGTTAACATTGCAGGTTGTGTGCTTGGTCCTCTTATTGCCGCATATATACTCTTACCCCTTTTTGGTTCCAGAATTTCAATTATTATTCTTTCACTGCCATTTCTATGGCTTTTTGTGAGACATTGGAGGAGTTTTAGTATAGTAACGACAAACCGTATTATCCTAACCCCCATCCTTTTGGTAATCTTACTTTTTTCTGTGTTTGCAAGTATCAGTCTTGAAGAGGGATACAAAAAAATAAAAGGCGCAGTAGTACGCCATGATTACACAGCAACTGTAGTATCGTTCAGGGATGGCGAAACGAAAGAGCTGTTAGTTGATGGAAGGTTACAAACTTATTTGACTGTAAGCACTAAAGACATGGCCCATATTCCGCTTGCATTTTTGAAACATGAGCCACAGTCAGCTTTGGTAATATGTTTTGGAATGGGAACGACACTTCGTTCACTTGCAAGCTGGGGCATTGATGCTACAGCTGTGGAGTTGGTGCCAAGCGTAGCGAAAGCTTTTGGATATTATCATCTTGATGCAGATCGTATTCTCGCTCAACCCAACATAAGAATCATTGTTGATGATGGAAGGCGTTTCTTAAGACGTACAGATAAAAAATTCGATATTATAACGATTGATCCACCACCACCAGTAGAAGCTGCAGCATCAAGCCTTCTTTACTCTGAAGAGTTTTATTCTTTGATTCAATCGAGACTAATGTCTAATGGTATTCTTCAACAGTGGGTCCCAAAGTGTAGAGCTGATACGTTAGCAGCTATAACAACAGCTCTTATTCATTCTTTCCCATATGTACTCATATATAGATCAATTGCTGGAGAAGGTCATCATTATTTAGCTTCAACGAGCCCTATTCAGATTCCTACTGTATTAGAAGCCATATCACGGATGCCAAAAGCCGCCAGGAATGATCGGCTTGAATGGAGTTCAACAGATACATTGATAAATATTTGGAGTAATTTACTAAAATTAGAAGTTTTTTATGATCAACATCAGCAAGCTTCAGATATTTCTATTACAGATGACCGACCTTTTAATGAATATTGTTTTCTTCGTCTAATAAGAACTGAAAATTTAGAATTCTTTCTTAATAAGATAAAAAAATATACAAAAAATATTTTCTAA